One window of Methanogenium organophilum genomic DNA carries:
- a CDS encoding ArsR family transcriptional regulator, translated as MTGHNRIINDPLEIVPLIVTFNNSKFKKAYDLLSKQWMTEAEICDEIGTDCIAECLALLKKGNLIEEQWRMPQPGERPSKEYKTTYSRFRAGFQCSMEDLGDLLYISTSTDEELRSMVDNLEQDVRSGSTSYNDLARKYKVSPVYIKGLAKRMPNLDVKGQGLVLLEESQ; from the coding sequence TTGACAGGGCATAACAGAATCATTAATGATCCCCTCGAAATCGTTCCTCTCATTGTTACATTTAACAACTCAAAATTCAAGAAAGCCTATGACCTCCTTTCAAAACAATGGATGACCGAAGCAGAGATATGTGACGAAATAGGCACCGACTGCATAGCAGAATGCCTCGCACTTCTGAAGAAAGGGAATCTGATTGAGGAACAGTGGCGGATGCCGCAACCGGGGGAGCGGCCCTCTAAAGAATATAAAACAACATACAGTCGTTTCCGGGCAGGATTCCAGTGCTCCATGGAGGACCTTGGAGATCTGCTCTACATTTCGACATCAACAGATGAAGAATTGCGAAGCATGGTGGACAACCTTGAACAGGATGTGCGGTCAGGTTCAACGTCATACAATGACCTCGCACGCAAATACAAAGTGAGTCCGGTTTACATCAAGGGCCTTGCAAAACGGATGCCAAATCTTGATGTGAAGGGCCAGGGGCTGGTACTGCTTGAAGAATCACAGTGA
- the hypF gene encoding carbamoyltransferase HypF, with translation MQIKGKISIKGIVQGVGFRPFVYKTAQDLGMHGTVRNLGSEVRVHAEGTNFEEFVRRLSSGTPLSRIDSVTVTDSDEPVPAEFVILESAAGTLSGFIPADVATCDECIKDIFTRGGRYEGYWATSCVNCGPRYSIICALPYDRERTRMDAFPMCGACEGEYTDPASRRHHAQTIACADCGPKLSLLHPDGTTVPGEPLHTAASLLDNGAVVAIRGLGGFHIACTAEAAGRLKGALGRPEQPLAVMATADEIRRVARISPAEWELLNGPAHPIVVLPKKNPQALNDISKLHTIGCMLPYTALHHLLFAHLTNPMLVMTSANAPGYPMITDTREACERLGGHVDYILTHNRVIQNRCDDSVVRDGKIIRLSRGLAPKRERCDLGDACILGTGPELNANISIYQGGFCVTSPHVGNVRNPPTLAYLKETVERTAHLLGAGFDVIAHDLHPQFLSTRYAQELAEETGATLVPVQHHKAHIAAANPGPCIGIAIDGVGYGEDGTVWGGEVFAGAVPDFTRVGHLEPVMMPGGDLATRYPERMLYGILPEEETADLLASRGWDATTLGVLQKQVERQFNITISSSTGRVLDAAAALLGVCRERTFDGEPAQVLETTAIPGTASLWEREFIQEQGRTILSTSALLREAFSRMKTEQTADIAASFQQTLATGIAEIAVMAAEERQYKKIALSGGVAYNQAIESAIRKTVVASGHEYILNTDYPLGDGCISYGQCVWAGTTLKQGK, from the coding sequence ATGCAAATCAAAGGGAAAATATCAATTAAAGGTATCGTTCAGGGGGTAGGATTTCGTCCCTTTGTCTATAAAACCGCTCAAGACCTCGGAATGCACGGCACTGTCCGCAACCTTGGGAGTGAGGTGCGGGTGCATGCAGAAGGAACCAACTTTGAAGAATTTGTGCGTCGCCTCTCCTCCGGCACTCCCCTCTCCCGCATCGACTCTGTTACCGTGACCGATTCAGATGAACCCGTCCCGGCAGAATTTGTCATCCTCGAGAGTGCGGCCGGCACCCTGTCCGGCTTCATTCCGGCAGACGTGGCCACCTGCGACGAGTGCATCAAAGACATCTTTACCCGCGGCGGCCGGTACGAGGGCTACTGGGCCACCTCCTGCGTGAACTGCGGCCCCCGCTACAGTATCATCTGCGCCCTCCCCTATGATCGGGAACGCACGCGCATGGACGCATTCCCTATGTGCGGGGCATGCGAAGGCGAGTACACCGACCCGGCATCCCGCCGCCATCATGCACAGACCATTGCCTGTGCCGACTGCGGGCCGAAACTCTCTCTTTTGCACCCCGACGGCACCACCGTTCCGGGCGAACCCCTCCATACCGCCGCATCCCTCCTGGACAATGGTGCCGTTGTTGCCATCCGCGGCCTGGGCGGATTTCATATTGCCTGCACCGCTGAAGCGGCAGGACGACTGAAGGGAGCCCTCGGGCGTCCCGAACAGCCGCTCGCCGTGATGGCCACCGCAGATGAAATCCGCCGGGTGGCCCGGATATCCCCGGCGGAATGGGAACTACTCAACGGCCCCGCTCATCCCATCGTCGTTCTCCCGAAAAAAAACCCACAGGCCCTGAATGACATATCCAAACTCCATACCATCGGTTGCATGCTCCCCTATACTGCCCTTCACCATCTGCTCTTCGCACATCTCACCAATCCAATGCTTGTGATGACGAGCGCCAATGCACCGGGATACCCCATGATCACCGATACCCGCGAGGCATGCGAGAGACTCGGCGGGCATGTGGACTACATCCTCACCCACAACCGGGTCATCCAGAACCGGTGCGACGACTCGGTGGTGCGCGACGGTAAGATCATCCGCCTCTCCCGCGGCCTTGCACCAAAACGTGAGCGCTGCGACCTGGGAGATGCCTGCATCCTTGGCACCGGCCCGGAACTCAATGCAAACATCTCCATCTACCAGGGCGGTTTCTGCGTTACATCACCCCATGTAGGCAATGTACGCAACCCACCCACTCTTGCATACCTGAAAGAGACCGTTGAACGAACTGCGCACCTTCTGGGTGCCGGATTCGATGTGATCGCACACGACCTGCACCCACAGTTCCTCTCCACCCGGTATGCACAGGAGCTTGCAGAGGAAACAGGAGCCACCCTGGTGCCGGTGCAGCACCACAAGGCACACATCGCCGCTGCGAATCCCGGTCCATGTATCGGCATCGCCATAGACGGAGTCGGATACGGCGAAGACGGGACAGTCTGGGGAGGAGAGGTATTTGCAGGCGCCGTCCCGGACTTCACCCGTGTCGGCCACCTGGAACCGGTGATGATGCCGGGAGGAGACCTTGCCACCAGGTATCCGGAGCGTATGCTCTACGGCATCCTCCCCGAAGAAGAAACCGCAGACCTTCTCGCATCCCGCGGATGGGATGCGACCACCTTAGGTGTCCTTCAAAAACAGGTAGAACGGCAGTTCAATATCACCATTTCGTCAAGCACCGGCAGGGTTCTCGATGCGGCAGCAGCACTCCTCGGTGTCTGTCGGGAACGGACCTTTGACGGAGAACCGGCACAGGTGCTTGAGACCACGGCTATACCGGGCACTGCCTCTCTCTGGGAGCGTGAATTTATTCAGGAGCAGGGAAGAACCATCCTCTCCACCTCCGCTCTGCTCAGGGAGGCATTCTCCCGGATGAAAACAGAACAGACTGCAGACATCGCAGCATCTTTCCAGCAGACTCTTGCAACAGGCATCGCCGAGATAGCAGTGATGGCTGCCGAAGAAAGACAGTATAAAAAGATTGCCCTGAGTGGCGGCGTGGCATATAACCAGGCAATCGAGTCTGCCATCCGCAAAACGGTTGTGGCATCAGGCCATGAATATATTCTCAATACCGATTATCCTCTCGGGGATGGGTGCATATCATACGGGCAGTGTGTTTGGGCAGGCACCACCCTGAAACAGGGAAAATAA
- a CDS encoding response regulator has protein sequence MKEKNGKILVMDDEENIRTITCILLEKMGYSPMATPDGETAVEEYRREFDAGNPYDAVIMDITVPEGMGATEAIGKLKAIDPEVRAIVTSGLISEKSYDDLYCQGFLGVLKKPYRSVNLRNILERVLEIRN, from the coding sequence ATGAAAGAGAAAAATGGAAAAATCCTCGTAATGGATGATGAGGAGAATATCCGAACGATTACCTGCATCCTTCTTGAAAAGATGGGGTACTCTCCGATGGCAACTCCGGACGGCGAGACTGCCGTTGAGGAATACCGCAGGGAATTTGATGCGGGAAATCCGTATGATGCAGTGATTATGGATATTACTGTTCCTGAGGGGATGGGTGCAACGGAGGCAATTGGCAAGCTGAAGGCTATTGATCCGGAAGTGCGTGCCATTGTAACGAGCGGTTTAATCTCGGAAAAGAGCTACGATGACCTGTATTGCCAGGGATTTTTAGGAGTACTGAAGAAACCCTATCGTTCTGTCAACCTCCGTAATATTCTTGAACGCGTGCTTGAAATCAGAAATTGA